In Rhizobium gallicum bv. gallicum R602sp, the following proteins share a genomic window:
- a CDS encoding ABC transporter permease has product MTALDQIAIATDQRSPSRAWRKLKANKGAIAGLGIIAFFAIVATAAPLLPIPDPNATSWSAIRKAPSAAHWLGTDDIGRDILSRMVWGAQASLMAGVFSVAIAVVIGVPFGLISGYFGGWTDQIISRVTEAFLAMPFLITAIALAAFLGPSLTNAMIAIGLSAMPIFVRLTRGQVLAVKTEEYVEGARSIGLRHFSIISRYILPNVFAPILVQATLTIATAIIAEASLSFLGLGQQPPAPSWGSMLNVAKNFLSQAPWMAMWPGAAIFLVVIGFNLLGDGLRDALDPREA; this is encoded by the coding sequence ATGACCGCTCTCGACCAGATCGCCATTGCAACTGATCAGCGCTCACCAAGCCGGGCCTGGCGCAAGCTGAAGGCCAACAAAGGGGCGATCGCAGGACTCGGGATCATCGCCTTCTTCGCCATTGTCGCAACAGCAGCGCCGCTATTGCCGATCCCCGACCCCAACGCGACGAGCTGGTCTGCAATCCGCAAGGCGCCGTCAGCAGCCCACTGGCTCGGAACCGATGACATTGGCCGTGATATTCTCTCCCGCATGGTCTGGGGCGCACAGGCCTCGCTGATGGCGGGTGTCTTTTCGGTGGCGATTGCGGTTGTGATCGGCGTTCCGTTCGGCCTCATCTCCGGCTATTTCGGCGGGTGGACGGACCAGATCATCTCCCGCGTCACCGAAGCCTTCCTCGCCATGCCGTTTCTAATCACCGCGATCGCACTTGCGGCGTTCCTAGGCCCAAGCCTGACGAATGCGATGATCGCCATTGGTCTTTCGGCCATGCCGATTTTCGTCCGGCTGACCCGCGGCCAGGTGCTCGCCGTCAAGACGGAGGAATATGTTGAGGGCGCACGTTCCATCGGGCTTCGACACTTTAGCATCATCAGTCGCTATATCCTGCCGAATGTCTTTGCGCCGATTCTCGTGCAGGCGACACTGACGATTGCGACAGCGATCATCGCCGAAGCGAGCCTTTCCTTTTTGGGCCTCGGTCAGCAGCCGCCTGCCCCCAGCTGGGGCTCGATGCTCAACGTTGCCAAGAATTTCCTCTCCCAAGCGCCGTGGATGGCGATGTGGCCGGGTGCGGCAATCTTCCTCGTCGTGATTGGCTTTAACCTTCTCGGCGACGGGCTGCGCGATGCGCTCGACCCGCGCGAAGCATGA